A section of the Salmo salar chromosome ssa05, Ssal_v3.1, whole genome shotgun sequence genome encodes:
- the nxt2 gene encoding NTF2-related export protein 2, which yields MAATVDFRTHVDASCRYSEEFTNIYYDCMDKKRRNLMRLYLDKATLVWNGNAVSGQAALGEFFESLPSSEFSIQTLDCQPVHEQATQGQTTLLVVTAGQVKFDGQKQRYFNQNFLLTAQSSPTSDQPVWKIASDCFRFQDWNS from the exons ATGGCTGCAACAGTT GATTTCAGGACCCACGTTGATGCGTCATGCAGGTATTCAGAGGAGTTTACCAACATATATTATGACTGCATGGACAAGAAAAGAAGG AACTTGATGCGGCTCTACCTGGACAAAGCGACCCTGGTTTGGAACGGGAATGCTGTGTCAGGGCAGGCTGCTCTCGGAGAGTTCTTTGAGTCACTTCCCTCCAGCGAGTTCAGTATCCAGACTCTGGACTGTCAGCCAGTGCACG AACAGGCAACCCAGGGCCAGACCACGCTGCTGGTGGTGACGGCAGGACAGGTGAAGTTTGACGGTCAAAAGCAGCGCTACTTCAATCAGAACTTCCTCCTCACAGCCCAGTCCTCACCCACCAGTGACCAGCCTGTCTGGAAGATTGCCAGTGACTGTTTCCGCTTCCAGGACTGGAATAGCTGA